From Sediminitomix flava, the proteins below share one genomic window:
- a CDS encoding acetate/propionate family kinase gives MKILVINSGSSSIKYQMFDMNGELVLTSGIVERIGLEVGNISHKTFINGEEKKVVKEFPIPNHKVGLSEVVNLLTDAEIGVIQNPDEVSAVGHRVVHGGEYFNETTLITPEVEAKIEEVIPLAPLHNPANLEGIKVCTEIFSSAKQVAVFDTAFHQTMPAHAYRYAIPEELYKEHHVRSYGMHGTSHKYVSAKTLEYLNLPKEGSKIITVHLGNGCSMSAVKDGKCIDTSMGFSPLAGLMMGTRSGDIDPAVIFFLEEKLNMKTDEIYNLLNKKSGMLGLTGFSDMRDVEDKINAGDAQTRMARDLYTYRIKKYIGSYIAALNGVDAIVFTAGVGENDTAVREEVIEGLDFCGIKLNKEENSLRKPGIREIQAEDSNVKVLIVPTNEELEIARQAQDLIK, from the coding sequence ATGAAAATTCTTGTTATCAACTCAGGTAGTTCATCTATCAAATACCAAATGTTTGATATGAATGGTGAGCTTGTACTTACTAGTGGTATTGTGGAAAGAATCGGTTTGGAAGTAGGGAATATTTCTCACAAAACTTTCATTAACGGTGAGGAGAAGAAAGTGGTAAAAGAGTTTCCAATCCCGAACCATAAAGTAGGACTTTCTGAAGTGGTAAACTTATTGACTGATGCTGAAATTGGAGTTATCCAAAACCCAGATGAGGTTAGTGCTGTAGGTCATAGAGTTGTTCATGGAGGCGAATACTTCAATGAAACTACTTTGATTACTCCAGAAGTTGAGGCGAAAATTGAAGAAGTTATTCCTTTAGCACCTTTGCATAACCCTGCCAACTTAGAGGGTATCAAAGTTTGTACAGAAATCTTTAGCTCTGCAAAGCAAGTGGCTGTTTTCGATACGGCATTCCACCAAACTATGCCTGCTCACGCTTACCGTTACGCTATTCCTGAGGAATTGTACAAAGAGCATCATGTACGTTCTTACGGTATGCACGGTACTTCTCATAAATATGTAAGTGCAAAAACACTTGAATATTTAAATCTGCCAAAAGAAGGTAGTAAAATCATCACAGTACACTTGGGTAACGGATGTTCGATGTCTGCAGTAAAAGATGGTAAGTGTATCGATACTTCAATGGGATTCTCTCCATTAGCTGGTCTTATGATGGGTACTCGTTCTGGAGATATTGACCCTGCAGTTATTTTCTTCTTGGAGGAAAAACTAAATATGAAGACTGACGAAATCTACAACCTATTGAACAAGAAGTCAGGTATGCTTGGACTTACAGGCTTCAGCGATATGCGTGATGTAGAAGACAAAATCAATGCGGGTGATGCTCAGACTCGTATGGCTAGAGATCTTTATACTTACAGAATCAAGAAATATATCGGTTCATACATTGCAGCACTTAACGGTGTAGATGCAATTGTTTTTACTGCTGGTGTAGGTGAAAATGATACTGCTGTACGTGAAGAAGTTATTGAAGGACTTGATTTCTGTGGCATCAAATTGAATAAAGAAGAAAACAGCTTACGTAAACCTGGAATCAGAGAAATCCAAGCTGAAGATTCAAATGTAAAAGTATTGATCGTTCCTACAAATGAGGAACTAGAAATTGCTAGACAAGCACAAGATCTTATTAAATAA
- the pta gene encoding phosphate acetyltransferase has protein sequence MAKSIFISTAETKSGKSLLALGIIDHVLRKTSKVGFFRPLISEPAAGKKDVDIDLIISHFNLNQTYEESYAFTKTEAHAMIAKGQYNEMLSKIIEKYKALESKCDFILLTSSDFSGEGSAFEFNHNADIAKNLGIPVLVLGNAHQKNVQDALTPTRLTVDSYLERECQVAGVVINRASNEIREELITELNKLYDNRDYTLSVIPCIPRLNSPSLRDVAEELNAKVLWGEERLDTLVHDYSVAAMEMQNFLGRLREDCLVITPGDRGDIITGCLQASLSKNYPNISGILLSTGLEPQSSIYKLLEGLPDPLPILSVETNTYETSALVKDIEASLKARDKEKIAICLKAFEEHVDIEKMDNRFTSITSNGITPKMFTYNLVQKAKANKQHIVLPEGKDPRILMATADLLEREIVNLTLLGNKEELQEVITKNGILLDLDKVNVVNPTESPKFESYAEQIFEMRKHKGVTMDVARDLAADESYYGTMMVMTGDADGMVSGAINTTSATIRPALQLIKTKPGCSVVSSVFFMALEDRVLVYGDCAVNPNPNSEQLAEIALTSAETAAAFNVEPKVALLSYSSGASGKGEDVEKVRNATKIAKERNPEVKLDGPIQYDAAVDAKVGAQKMPGSPVAGQASVLIFPDLNTGNNTYKAVQRETGAIAIGPVLQGLNKPVNDLSRGCLVDDIINTVVITAIQAQNAE, from the coding sequence ATGGCTAAATCCATCTTCATTAGTACAGCAGAGACTAAAAGTGGTAAATCACTTTTGGCACTTGGTATTATTGACCATGTACTTCGCAAAACTTCAAAAGTAGGTTTCTTCCGTCCATTGATTTCTGAGCCTGCTGCAGGCAAGAAGGACGTAGACATTGACCTAATCATTTCACACTTCAACTTAAACCAGACTTACGAAGAATCATACGCTTTCACTAAAACTGAAGCGCACGCTATGATTGCTAAAGGGCAATACAATGAAATGCTCAGCAAAATCATAGAGAAATATAAAGCGCTAGAAAGTAAGTGTGATTTTATCTTATTGACAAGCTCTGATTTTAGTGGTGAAGGTTCTGCTTTTGAGTTCAATCACAACGCAGATATCGCTAAAAACTTAGGTATTCCAGTACTTGTTTTGGGTAACGCACACCAAAAGAATGTACAAGATGCCCTTACTCCTACAAGGTTAACAGTAGACTCTTACTTAGAAAGAGAGTGTCAGGTTGCTGGCGTGGTAATTAACAGAGCTTCAAATGAAATTCGTGAAGAGCTAATTACAGAATTGAATAAACTCTATGACAATAGAGATTATACTTTATCGGTTATTCCATGTATCCCAAGACTAAATAGCCCTTCTCTACGCGATGTAGCAGAAGAATTGAACGCAAAAGTACTTTGGGGTGAAGAAAGACTGGATACTTTAGTTCATGATTACTCTGTAGCTGCCATGGAAATGCAAAACTTCCTTGGCCGACTTCGTGAAGATTGTCTTGTAATCACTCCTGGAGATAGAGGTGATATCATTACTGGTTGTCTTCAAGCTAGCTTATCAAAGAATTATCCTAATATTTCAGGTATTCTACTTTCAACTGGTTTAGAGCCTCAAAGCTCAATTTATAAACTACTGGAAGGTCTTCCTGATCCACTTCCAATTCTTTCTGTAGAGACAAATACGTATGAGACTTCTGCTTTGGTAAAAGATATTGAAGCTAGTCTTAAAGCTAGAGATAAAGAAAAAATTGCGATTTGCTTAAAAGCTTTTGAAGAGCATGTTGACATTGAAAAAATGGACAACAGGTTTACTTCAATTACATCAAATGGTATTACGCCTAAGATGTTTACGTACAACCTTGTACAAAAAGCAAAAGCAAACAAACAACATATCGTACTTCCAGAAGGTAAAGATCCTCGTATCTTGATGGCTACAGCTGACCTTCTTGAAAGAGAAATTGTAAACCTTACTCTACTAGGAAATAAAGAAGAACTACAAGAGGTTATCACTAAAAACGGTATCCTTTTAGACCTAGATAAAGTAAACGTAGTAAATCCTACAGAGTCTCCTAAATTTGAGTCTTATGCCGAACAAATCTTCGAGATGAGAAAGCATAAAGGAGTAACTATGGATGTTGCTAGAGATTTGGCAGCAGATGAGTCATACTACGGTACAATGATGGTAATGACAGGAGATGCTGATGGTATGGTATCTGGTGCTATCAATACAACTTCTGCAACTATCCGTCCTGCACTTCAGTTGATCAAAACTAAACCTGGGTGTTCAGTAGTATCTTCAGTATTCTTTATGGCATTGGAAGACAGAGTTTTGGTTTATGGTGACTGTGCTGTTAACCCTAACCCGAACTCAGAGCAATTGGCTGAAATTGCATTGACTTCTGCAGAAACTGCTGCGGCATTTAATGTTGAGCCGAAAGTAGCTCTTCTTTCATACTCTTCTGGAGCTTCAGGTAAAGGTGAAGATGTAGAAAAAGTAAGAAACGCTACAAAGATTGCCAAAGAACGTAATCCTGAAGTGAAATTGGATGGTCCTATCCAATATGACGCTGCTGTAGATGCAAAAGTAGGTGCTCAAAAGATGCCAGGTTCACCAGTAGCTGGTCAAGCTTCAGTATTGATTTTCCCTGATTTGAACACAGGTAACAACACTTATAAGGCCGTTCAAAGAGAAACAGGTGCTATTGCAATTGGTCCTGTTCTTCAAGGTTTGAACAAACCAGTAAACGACCTTAGCCGTGGATGTCTAGTTGATGACATCATCAATACAGTAGTGATTACTGCTATTCAAGCACAAAATGCTGAATAA
- a CDS encoding TolC family protein: MKKCLVTLVIILICQVSFAQEFNFHLSEVILLAKDNSLAAQQARSRKKNKYWDYRTFTPRFKPKISLTTTLPEYSRTKAYDIQNDTLSSTVTQNINTFSKLNIYQEIPQTGGSIYMSTSLNRYQLIESAPSFAGDVFEFGFNQRLFGFNAMKWDQKIIPMKYQEALKKYAEELEYVSYSSTQLFFNLLISQINLDIAGKNYRSNQLIYAQKKDELNEDELLQMEINVMTAQRDYATAKLESEKAMITLNNYLGLPKNDQITLYVPDEIPNFSVPPEEAITQAKRNREKYLAFTRRRLEAERNVKQARADVRPNINLGASVRFYNNAEHVDDMYYAPDAFQKVNLSLTIPIVDWGERKAKLQRAISSQELTESSIKQEELDFTQQVYILAKQIPILRTKVRISKKTEERAERRFQVAKEQYLNSEISVTDWNFAQNSKDVAKRNYLYALKEFWVAYYQLRMLTLYDFERNEKIAAS; encoded by the coding sequence ATGAAAAAGTGCCTAGTAACCTTAGTAATCATTTTAATATGTCAAGTCTCTTTTGCGCAAGAATTTAACTTCCATTTATCCGAAGTTATCTTACTTGCGAAAGATAACTCATTGGCTGCCCAACAAGCTCGTTCTCGTAAGAAAAATAAATACTGGGATTACAGAACCTTCACTCCTAGATTTAAACCAAAAATCTCTTTAACAACTACTTTACCTGAGTATTCAAGGACAAAAGCTTATGATATTCAAAATGATACGCTTTCGTCTACAGTTACTCAAAATATAAATACATTTTCTAAACTCAATATTTATCAGGAAATCCCACAAACGGGAGGTTCTATTTATATGAGTACCTCTTTAAATAGGTATCAGTTAATAGAAAGTGCACCTTCTTTTGCTGGTGACGTATTTGAATTTGGTTTTAATCAACGTCTTTTTGGTTTTAACGCAATGAAATGGGATCAGAAAATTATCCCAATGAAGTACCAAGAAGCATTAAAAAAATATGCAGAAGAATTAGAATATGTGTCTTATTCAAGCACTCAACTATTCTTCAACTTGTTGATTTCGCAAATTAATCTAGACATTGCAGGAAAGAACTACCGTTCCAACCAATTAATCTATGCTCAGAAAAAAGATGAACTGAACGAGGATGAATTGCTGCAAATGGAAATCAACGTAATGACCGCTCAAAGAGATTATGCAACGGCAAAATTAGAGTCGGAAAAAGCCATGATCACTTTGAATAACTATTTAGGATTGCCAAAGAATGATCAGATAACACTCTATGTCCCTGATGAAATACCAAACTTCTCAGTTCCCCCTGAAGAAGCTATCACTCAAGCAAAAAGGAATCGAGAAAAATATTTAGCCTTTACTAGAAGACGCTTGGAGGCCGAAAGAAATGTAAAACAGGCAAGAGCAGATGTGAGACCAAATATAAATCTTGGCGCTAGTGTAAGATTCTACAACAATGCAGAACATGTTGATGATATGTACTATGCTCCAGATGCTTTTCAAAAAGTAAACTTGAGCCTTACAATACCAATTGTAGATTGGGGAGAAAGAAAGGCGAAATTGCAAAGAGCGATTTCAAGTCAAGAACTGACTGAGAGTTCTATTAAACAAGAAGAACTAGATTTCACGCAACAAGTATATATTCTAGCCAAACAAATTCCGATTTTAAGAACCAAGGTCAGAATCTCTAAAAAAACAGAAGAAAGAGCTGAAAGACGTTTTCAAGTAGCAAAAGAGCAATATTTAAATAGTGAAATTTCAGTTACAGACTGGAACTTTGCCCAAAACTCAAAAGACGTTGCGAAAAGGAACTATTTATATGCTTTGAAAGAATTCTGGGTAGCTTACTACCAACTAAGAATGCTTACACTTTATGATTTTGAACGCAATGAAAAAATAGCTGCCAGTTAA
- the infC gene encoding translation initiation factor IF-3 — protein sequence MAEIRYRVNEQIRAREVRVVGENDNIENGVYSRDEALRLANEEGLDLVEISPNAKPPVCKVTDYTKFKYDLKKRQKELKAKAAKTVVKEIRFGPNTDDHDLNFKQNHAIKFLKEGFKVKAYVQFYGRSIIYKDRGRELLERFAQNLEEYGKVEQSIRQEGRRMILFIAPNKAPGAKK from the coding sequence ATGGCAGAAATCCGTTATAGGGTAAACGAACAAATCCGCGCTAGAGAGGTGAGGGTTGTAGGAGAAAATGATAATATAGAAAATGGTGTCTATTCTAGAGATGAGGCTCTTCGTCTTGCCAACGAGGAAGGATTAGACCTAGTTGAGATTTCTCCAAATGCTAAACCACCAGTTTGTAAGGTTACTGATTACACTAAATTTAAGTACGACCTTAAGAAGCGCCAAAAAGAATTAAAAGCTAAAGCTGCTAAAACTGTAGTTAAAGAGATTCGTTTCGGACCTAACACCGATGACCACGATTTGAACTTTAAGCAAAACCATGCGATCAAGTTCTTAAAAGAAGGTTTTAAAGTAAAGGCATACGTACAATTCTACGGACGTTCAATTATCTATAAAGATAGAGGACGTGAGTTGTTAGAGCGTTTTGCTCAAAACTTGGAAGAATACGGAAAAGTTGAACAATCTATCCGTCAGGAAGGTCGCCGAATGATCTTGTTTATTGCTCCAAATAAAGCACCAGGAGCGAAAAAATAA
- the rpmI gene encoding 50S ribosomal protein L35, translating into MPKVKTKSGAKKRFKLTGTGKIKRKHAFKSHILTKKETKQKRNLTKTGLVDKSDVKNVKAMLNI; encoded by the coding sequence ATGCCAAAAGTAAAAACTAAATCAGGCGCTAAAAAGCGCTTTAAGTTGACAGGTACAGGTAAAATCAAAAGAAAGCACGCTTTCAAAAGCCACATCTTGACTAAAAAAGAAACTAAGCAGAAGAGAAATCTTACTAAAACTGGCTTGGTAGATAAGTCTGACGTGAAAAACGTAAAAGCAATGTTGAATATCTAA
- the rplT gene encoding 50S ribosomal protein L20, which yields MPRSVNHVASRARRKKILKLAKGYWGRRKNVWTVSKNAVEKGLVYAYRDRKQKKREFRSLWIVRINAAARLHGMSYSQLMGKLNKSEIELNRKVLADLAMNHPEAFKAVVEKVK from the coding sequence ATGCCTAGATCGGTCAATCACGTAGCTTCAAGAGCTAGAAGAAAAAAGATCCTAAAACTTGCGAAGGGTTATTGGGGTAGAAGAAAGAACGTTTGGACAGTATCTAAAAATGCTGTTGAAAAAGGTCTTGTTTATGCTTACAGAGACAGAAAGCAAAAGAAAAGAGAATTCAGATCTCTTTGGATTGTAAGAATCAATGCTGCTGCTCGTTTGCACGGAATGTCTTACTCTCAATTGATGGGTAAATTGAACAAGTCTGAAATTGAATTGAACAGAAAAGTTCTTGCTGACTTGGCGATGAACCACCCTGAAGCATTCAAAGCTGTTGTTGAAAAAGTAAAATAA
- a CDS encoding GH3 auxin-responsive promoter family protein: MKVLNRIFGWATSSRMKRLEYMMSSPADIQQEVFTYLIEKAVYTEWGKKYGYSSITSPEIFRERVPVSTYEDLFPFIDRIMKGEQNILWPEPINFFSKSSGTTNAKSKFIPVSEESLFDCHYQAGKDMLSLYSALYPETNLFKGKCLAIGGSYQKNFMNQDLVCGDVSAILMKNLPFWAQYMRTPSIEVALMEEWEAKIEKMAHSVIDEYVVSMAGVPTWTLVLLERILEITGKSSIAEVWPDLELFAHGAVAFGPYRDTFKKLINNPRMNYLEVYNASEGYFGLQDRNVEDEMLLLLDHGIYYEFIPSSEWGKDHPKAVGVGEVELGKNYAMLITTNAGLWRYQIGDTVRFTSLAPHRIKISGRTKQFINAFGEELIVENAEDAITKACKATEAQITNFTAGPIYLEQGKKGGHEWIIEFEKLPNDFDKFSKILDQRLQEINSDYEAKRYKDIALIRPKIHCAEQGLFYKWMAGRGKLGGQHKVPRLANSREYLDSILEMI; this comes from the coding sequence ATGAAGGTATTGAATCGAATTTTTGGTTGGGCTACTTCTTCCCGAATGAAACGCCTAGAATACATGATGTCATCTCCTGCTGACATTCAACAGGAGGTATTCACTTATTTAATTGAGAAGGCTGTTTATACGGAATGGGGTAAGAAATATGGATATTCTTCTATCACATCTCCAGAAATATTCCGCGAGCGCGTCCCAGTATCAACCTATGAAGATCTATTCCCATTTATAGATCGAATTATGAAAGGAGAACAAAACATTCTCTGGCCAGAACCTATCAACTTTTTTTCTAAATCATCAGGAACCACAAACGCAAAAAGTAAATTTATCCCCGTATCAGAAGAGTCATTATTTGATTGCCATTATCAGGCTGGAAAAGATATGCTTTCTCTCTATTCTGCTCTTTACCCCGAAACAAATTTATTTAAAGGTAAATGTTTGGCTATAGGAGGCTCATATCAGAAAAATTTCATGAACCAAGATTTGGTTTGTGGAGATGTTTCAGCCATTCTCATGAAAAACCTTCCTTTTTGGGCGCAATATATGCGAACTCCTTCCATAGAAGTAGCGCTTATGGAAGAATGGGAAGCTAAAATTGAGAAAATGGCACATTCAGTTATTGACGAATATGTCGTAAGTATGGCAGGGGTTCCCACTTGGACACTCGTATTACTTGAAAGAATACTAGAGATTACAGGAAAATCAAGCATTGCTGAAGTATGGCCAGACTTGGAATTATTTGCGCATGGAGCTGTAGCTTTCGGCCCATATCGAGATACATTCAAAAAACTGATTAATAACCCTCGCATGAATTATTTAGAGGTTTATAATGCCTCTGAAGGATATTTCGGTTTACAAGATCGTAATGTAGAAGATGAAATGCTCCTTCTGCTTGATCATGGGATTTATTATGAATTCATCCCAAGCAGCGAATGGGGAAAAGATCATCCTAAAGCAGTGGGGGTTGGTGAGGTTGAATTGGGTAAAAACTACGCAATGCTAATTACGACCAATGCAGGACTTTGGAGATATCAGATTGGAGATACAGTAAGGTTTACCTCATTGGCTCCTCACAGGATTAAAATTTCAGGTAGAACAAAGCAATTCATCAATGCATTTGGAGAAGAACTGATTGTTGAAAATGCCGAAGATGCAATCACAAAGGCTTGTAAAGCTACCGAAGCTCAGATCACGAATTTTACTGCTGGACCAATTTATTTGGAACAAGGTAAAAAAGGTGGACACGAATGGATTATTGAGTTTGAGAAGCTTCCAAATGACTTCGATAAATTCAGCAAAATCTTAGACCAAAGACTTCAAGAAATTAATTCTGATTATGAAGCCAAACGTTATAAAGATATTGCGCTAATTAGACCTAAAATCCATTGTGCTGAACAAGGACTCTTTTACAAATGGATGGCAGGAAGAGGCAAACTTGGAGGGCAACACAAAGTACCAAGGCTTGCAAACAGTAGAGAATACCTCGATAGTATTCTTGAGATGATATAA
- the lptB gene encoding LPS export ABC transporter ATP-binding protein, which translates to MILKADNLVKKYGSRTVVNDMSVEVKQGEIVGLLGPNGAGKTTCFYMIVGLVKPNQGKIFLDEEPLTKLPMFRRAKKGIGYLAQEPSVFRQLTVEENILAPLEMMGLSKAEQKQKMEELIEEFSLSHVRKSLGVQLSGGERRRTEIARTLATDPKFVLLDEPFAGVDPIAVEEIQRIVYKLKQRNIGVLITDHNVTETLSITDRVYILQSGKLFREGTPEQMIDDPEVRKAYFGEYAELKKKDFSAD; encoded by the coding sequence ATGATACTGAAGGCCGATAATCTTGTTAAGAAATATGGTTCCCGTACAGTAGTGAACGACATGTCTGTAGAGGTGAAACAAGGTGAAATTGTGGGACTTCTTGGACCAAACGGTGCAGGTAAAACAACATGTTTTTACATGATCGTAGGACTTGTAAAGCCTAATCAAGGTAAGATATTTCTTGATGAAGAGCCTCTAACAAAACTTCCTATGTTTAGAAGAGCCAAAAAAGGCATCGGTTATTTGGCACAAGAACCTTCAGTTTTTAGACAACTAACCGTTGAGGAAAATATTTTGGCTCCACTTGAAATGATGGGACTTTCAAAAGCTGAACAAAAGCAGAAAATGGAAGAACTTATTGAAGAGTTTAGCCTTTCTCATGTTCGTAAGAGCTTAGGAGTTCAATTATCTGGAGGTGAGCGTCGTCGTACTGAAATTGCTCGTACATTAGCTACAGACCCTAAATTTGTTCTATTGGATGAGCCTTTTGCTGGTGTAGACCCTATTGCTGTAGAAGAGATACAACGTATTGTATATAAACTTAAGCAAAGAAATATTGGCGTTTTGATCACAGATCACAATGTTACGGAAACACTTTCGATTACAGATAGAGTTTACATTCTTCAGAGTGGAAAACTGTTTAGAGAAGGTACTCCAGAACAAATGATCGATGATCCGGAAGTAAGAAAAGCATATTTTGGAGAGTATGCAGAGCTTAAAAAGAAAGATTTTTCTGCTGATTAA
- a CDS encoding hybrid sensor histidine kinase/response regulator, whose protein sequence is MEINTTNNEKSTVLYVDDEPQNLVSFRASFRKIYHVLTAQSGPEALEILEEKHQEISVIVSDQLMPKMTGVELLEKARELYPDIMRIVLTGYSDVQDIINSISRGEVYRYITKPWNRDELQVTLDNAIEAFNLKVENKRLFADLKKAYGQLEEEAKLLDQKVKERTKELEEQKEEVERKRIILPKQNEELNALDGEKNYLIGVVAHDLKSPLNQISGFLELISLSDENLTDEQQEYIKMISQSIDRQSDMITQILDLKAIESNSSNKNTQKLDLALLLRETAERYFLTAQKKNIVIETDIPDEKMEAMLDENYTHQIYQNLISNAIKFSPKNKKLFIRLNNVDGVLKTEVKDEGPGLSEEDKAKLFGRFQKLSARPTDGEHSTGLGLSIVKRLVEDMDGKVYCESKEGEGANFIVEFPKV, encoded by the coding sequence ATGGAAATCAACACTACGAACAACGAAAAATCAACTGTACTTTACGTAGATGACGAACCTCAAAACCTGGTTTCTTTCAGAGCTAGTTTTAGAAAGATTTATCATGTACTTACGGCACAAAGTGGGCCAGAAGCACTTGAAATCTTGGAAGAAAAACACCAGGAAATAAGTGTAATTGTCAGTGACCAGCTTATGCCTAAAATGACTGGGGTAGAACTTCTCGAAAAAGCGAGAGAATTGTATCCTGATATCATGAGGATTGTACTGACAGGCTATAGTGATGTTCAAGATATTATTAACTCCATTAGTAGAGGTGAGGTATATAGATATATTACAAAACCATGGAATAGAGACGAGCTTCAAGTAACTTTAGATAATGCAATTGAAGCCTTTAATTTGAAGGTAGAAAATAAACGCCTATTTGCAGACTTGAAGAAAGCATATGGTCAACTAGAGGAAGAGGCTAAACTTTTGGATCAGAAAGTAAAAGAGCGTACAAAAGAATTAGAGGAGCAGAAAGAGGAAGTTGAACGTAAGAGAATTATTCTACCAAAGCAGAACGAGGAATTAAACGCCTTAGATGGTGAGAAAAATTATTTGATCGGTGTGGTAGCTCATGATCTTAAAAGTCCTTTGAATCAAATTTCTGGATTTTTAGAGTTAATTTCACTTTCAGATGAAAATCTGACAGATGAACAACAAGAGTATATCAAAATGATTTCGCAGTCAATAGACCGACAGTCTGATATGATTACCCAAATATTGGATTTGAAAGCTATTGAATCTAACTCGTCTAATAAAAACACCCAAAAACTCGATCTAGCATTACTACTCAGAGAAACAGCAGAAAGATATTTCCTGACAGCTCAAAAGAAGAATATTGTGATTGAAACAGATATTCCTGATGAGAAAATGGAGGCTATGCTAGATGAAAATTATACTCACCAAATCTATCAAAACCTAATATCTAACGCTATTAAGTTTTCCCCTAAAAACAAAAAGCTATTTATCCGTTTGAATAATGTAGATGGTGTACTTAAGACAGAGGTAAAAGATGAAGGGCCAGGTTTAAGTGAAGAAGATAAAGCAAAACTCTTTGGGCGTTTTCAAAAGTTATCTGCTAGACCTACAGATGGAGAACATTCTACGGGTTTAGGTTTGTCCATCGTAAAACGTTTAGTGGAAGATATGGATGGGAAAGTTTATTGTGAGAGTAAAGAAGGAGAGGGAGCAAATTTTATAGTAGAATTTCCTAAAGTATAA
- a CDS encoding CPXCG motif-containing cysteine-rich protein encodes MFETEYFFTCPYCWENISFILDLTVSSQTYIEDCEVCCNPIEVTYSCLDGEVVAFDAQEIGQ; translated from the coding sequence ATGTTTGAAACAGAGTATTTCTTCACTTGCCCTTATTGTTGGGAAAACATTTCTTTTATACTTGATTTGACAGTATCGTCACAAACATACATAGAAGATTGTGAGGTGTGTTGTAATCCTATTGAGGTAACTTACAGTTGTTTAGATGGTGAAGTTGTAGCTTTTGATGCTCAGGAAATAGGGCAATGA